The following are from one region of the Oenanthe melanoleuca isolate GR-GAL-2019-014 chromosome 23, OMel1.0, whole genome shotgun sequence genome:
- the PITHD1 gene encoding PITH domain-containing protein 1, with amino-acid sequence MAHGHGPGRCRCCGEEAAERGAAWGLYLRIDRQRLQCLNERREGSGATVFRPWEERRDRSQFVESDDDEELLFNIPFTGSVKLKGVIVMGEEDGTHPAEMRLFRNIPHMSFDDTAKEPEQTFSLSQDPLGELEYPTKIARFSNVYHLSMHFPKNFGAETTKIFYIGLKGEWTEAHRHEVTICNYEASANPADHKLEQITPQTHFIS; translated from the exons ATGGCGCACGGACACGGGCCCggccgctgccgctgctgcggggaggaggcggcggagcgcggcgcgGCCTGGGGGCTCTACCTGCGCATCGACCGGCAGCGCCTGCAGTGCCTCAACGAGCGCCGCGAGGGCTCCGGAGCCACCGTGTTCCGGCCCTGGGAGGAGCGCAGGGACCGCTCGCAG tTTGTGGAAAGCGATGATGATGAGGAGCTGCTCTTCAACATCCC GTTCACAGGCAGTGTGAAGTTGAAAGGAGTCATTGTGATGGGCGAGGAGGACGGGACACACCCGGCAGAGATGAGGCT GTTCAGGAACATTCCTCACATGTCCTTTGATGACACAGCCAAGGAACCAGAGCAGACATTCAGCCTGAGCCAGGATCCCTTGGGAGAGCTGGAATATCCCACCAA AATTGCCCGTTTCTCCAACGTTTACCACCTCTCCATGCACTTCCCAAAGAACTTTGGAGCAGAGACAACTAAGATTTTCTATATAGGCCTGAAAGGGGAGTGGACAGAG GCTCATCGCCACGAAGTCACCATCTGCAACTACGAAGCCTCGGCCAACCCGGCCGACCACAAGTTGGAACAGATCACTCCTCAGACTCACTTCATCTCCTGA